The Flavobacterium psychrotrophum region GCCGTCCTGATAGACCTGAAGTAACGCAGGCGGTAATATAGCTTAAATAGTCTCTCTTTCATAGTTTTATGTCGATATATAATTTGTTCCTGTAATGAATTCGGGGAAAATGCTGCTGTCTGATTGCGCAGCAGCTGGAGGCGGAGGAACTGCCACCAGCTGCTCTATGCGCTCCAGGGCATCGGCGGCATCTTTAAGGAATGCCTGGCGCGCTGCCGGCACTTCAAGATTTGCTGCAGGCCTGCGTATTTGTGTTGAGTCACGATCTGAAGTATATGCCTGCAGCACACCTTCAGGGAAGATGGTTACAGACAGTCTGAGCATTCCCCACGCCAGGCTATGGTACACACATGCCTCCTGAATAGCTTCAAGCAAGTCAAAATTTTCACCTTCTATTTCACCGCCCGATTGCACAAGCGTTTTAAGCCCTTCATAGCGTTCTTTACCTATACGTGGCAGTATTTGTTTGCGTTCGCATTGTAAAAGCCCTGGCGCGAGCTGTAGCAGTATCAGGCGCGATTGTATTGTAAAGTGATCGTCGAATATTGCAGTGGTGTTTACAAACAGCTTTTTTACCTTTTTGTAAGCTTCAGAACCTTTCCAGCCTTCAACATCTTCCAGATATTCCAGCAGGTCGTCCATCGCGCGGTAGTAGCGCTTTACCAGGGCCTCATTGTCCCGGTCAAGCATCCATTCAAACGCCTGCTTCTCATTTTCATCCTGACGCATCTTACGCCCATTTGTTGTATGGGCTACATCATTACTGTTGGCAAGCAATGCGTAAGCTTCTACAGCAATAGGATAACGGGCATGGTAGACAAGCATTTCAAGGTCCTCAGCGCCATCTGTGTAAGCATCGGTTATCTTATCGTACATATCTTGGCCGATAAGCCTCACAAGGCTTTTTGTAGCCGTAATAATATCGGGCTGAATTTTAGAAAATTTAATGTCAGCATCGATAAAACCGAGCAGCTCCTTAAGTTCGGGGCTGCTGCCGTTGTTCGCAGGTTTTGCAAAGAGTAATTTCATTATACGATGTTTTTAAGGCGTTTATCGGGGTTTACGTCCTGCTCTTTCTCTGGCTGAATGTGGTAAAAGCCCATTTTAAGATTCAGTTCCGGGAAGTTTGCCCTGAGGGCGTAGTTCATAGCTTTCATAATGATCATCTGAGGAATGTCTATTCCAGTGGCCATATAGTTCTTAAGCGCGTAAATCTGCTCTGAACCACTGTCTGATTTGCCATTTTCAGAAACGTTGCCTAAGGCGCCATGTAATCCTATGCCGGCAGATACCGCGCGGTCGGCACGATCGCTAATACTGATGTACGCATCGATGAAGTCTTTTACCTTTTGGTCAATAACATGTATTTCCCACCCGTGCTCAAGAATATTATGGGCATCTACCTCAAGTATTTTCTTAGTATGCCAATACTTACCACTGTTTTCCTCTCCGGAAAGTACATCGGATATCTTTTTAAGAAGTTCTTGCTCATACGCGTAAAGCAATTTCTTTTCGTATGTAACTCCAGCCAGCTTGCAGCGATTTTGTATTTCTTCTTCCTTTTCATCCCAATAAGCTTTTGGAGATACAATATGATACTTAAGATTAATACTGTTCTTAGCATATGCCTTTAAGATCAATGGCGTGGCAGTGGAACGCCTAAGCCATTCCAGCGAGCCATAGAGGTCTGGTATGGTATAGAAGTCCGTACAGAAACTATAGAGGTTGCTGTACAGTATGCTATTTTTAAGAGCGAATGGCTTTGTAAAATCGAATTTGCCATATACTTTGCAGTCAAGGGAAAGCGGAGTGGCAAAGCTCCAGTCGTTAGTGATAACATGGGTAGGCTTAGGCGATGTAGCAGTACGGATCCTGCCCAGACGTGCCTTGCTAGGCTCTATACTCTCCAAGCTATGGATAAAGTTTTTCCCTATACGGCTACCCTTAGTAAGCTCAAACTTACTATACACACCTTGCATGTACTGATAGTCGATATCAAGCTTGAGCAGATAATCTTCGTAGTCCCAGCTATCGAGCCATGCACGTACTGTTGCATTGTCCTGCCAGTCTTTGATTAGTACACCTTTTTCAAAGCGCTCTTGATACAATTGTGGCCCTGAACCCCAAAGCAATTGAGACTTCTTAGTCAATATACCAGGAGCAAGGCTGTTGTTCTGTACCACATCCTTAATGAGGTCGGGTAAGTCATTGCTAGCACCGTAAGGATAAACTACATAGTCGCCTATGTAACTCTGCTTACCATTAAAGTCAAGGTCGTTCACCCTGCCGCCATCCTCCAGTACACGCGGTATGTTTGCTACCTGATAGGTAAAGGCCATGTTCTCTGCCTGTATAATAGCATCCCTGCCTACAAATTCTATGTTCATGGCTTTACAGTATAGTCGTTAAACGTTAGGAGTAGGGCAAGGTGGAAGAATCTGGGCTTCTCACTCCATGAGTGATCGGTGTAGGCAATGAGTGTATCTGCTTTCTTGCTCTGGTCATTGCGCAGACCCTTGCGCAGTATAGCCTTATGCACCACCTTGACACCGTCGCTTTCGTGCTTAGAGCCATTGTATGACATATAGGTAAATGAGAAGGGTACATTAGCCTCGGCAAGCTTACGCATCTGCCCTATGGCTTCGAGTGGTGTTATATCCATGCAACTACATTTTATTGCAATGTTACACCCATGTAGTTGCATGATGTGTAACATGGACAACACCAGTAAACACAGGGCTTACAGCCCTAACAGGTGGTTGCCGCCCTGCCCACCGGCGGGTGGCGTGCCCTCATATTTCCCTCGCGCGCAGGCATATGCAACAACATTCCTTCTTCTTAGCGGGACGGTATACATCTACAGAGAGTATCAACGAAGCAAAACCCGTTTAGGGTTTTTTCGCTGATTATGAGGTGTTTGCGAAAATCAGTTGATTTTTAAGGGGCTTTTTTCGACCTTAAAAAATGTGGTTTTGCCCTATTTATAAGCATTATTGATATGAGAAAATATGACATTTTTGTCATATTTTACGCTTTCAAATTTGGGTATAACTGGGTATTTTTGTATCTTTACGTAGTTAATAATCAATAACATATAAGCACATGAGCACAAAAAACACAGCCACGCAACTACAAAATTCTGAAAAAAATCAACCTGCTGCAACCGCCACGGAGCAAGCCAAAAACGACCACAAAGCGCAGGAAAACGTACTTAAGGCTATTTTAATGCCTGTTAACGCTTCTCAAAGGCTGAAAAGTCTTGAAAATATGCAATTATTAGGGAAACGTTACGCGTTTTTACAAGCGAAGCAAGATGAACTGAACACCTTTTTAATCAGTAATGACGATACAAAGGAAAAATTAACCCTGAAAAATGCAAGTGGCTTTGAATTTACCATCAGTAACACGAATGTTATTGCGGAGGTAGTAGAGCGAATAGCAGCACACTTAGAGCAGAAGAGACAAAGTACAGAGCAGGAAATTTTAAACTTTGTAATCTAAATTAAAAAAATGACCCCCCGAAAGGTGGAAGTTTCGAGGGGTCTAACAATTAAATTAATATACACGACAATGTACAGATTAATTCAGGGCAAAGCTACGGCTTTCAAGCCCAGCGAGCAAGTATTTGCTATACTTCACGAAAGAGGACTTTCTAAAATTTTCAATTATTCAGATTACGAGCATTTTAAAAAACAATGCAAAGGAGCGTTTAACCGCGCCCAGGCTATTGCTGAAATGTTTATCGAATATCACGAAGATACCCACAGCGATTATGAAGAATATGTTTACTAAGCCCGTGCGCTGCCTCACTATTTCTTCTAAACTTGTAAGGGCGCAATTCAAACGAAGCATTAAGCCACAATTAACGCTTTCGGGCGACTGGATGGCGAAAGCCGGCTTTAGCATAGGGGAAAAAGTTTCTATTGAAATTGAAGCCGACAGGCTTGTAATTAAACGGCTTGCCGATGTTATGGAGGGTTAGCACTTTTGACCCATTAAGGCACGAACACAAAGAAAATATATTTTACATTCAATCGAAAGGGGAGAACGCAGGGCGACCGCTGCGGGAACCGAAGCGTAATTGCTTTATTATTGAAACTGATTATGAGCATGCCTTTGAAATTTGTACTGTTTTATGGATTTCTAAAAAATATGAACCGCTGATTTGTGGTAGTGTAATTCCGTTTTTGCGGATTAGGGATTTTGAAAGTATGGCATTACCGTACATCAAAAATCTTTCTTTTAGTCTAACACAAGATATGAAAGCACTTGCATCAATAGACGAATTACTATCTCATACACAAAAGAAGCTGCAACTCGTCAGGGAGTTAAAAATTAGCACCGCCCTGCACGTTTTAAACAAGTTTGACCGCATTATATATTAAAGCGACAAAAACGCCTGAGAGGGGCGTTTTTGAAATTTTCTCGCGCTGTCGCGCTCGGCTGTATGGAATGTTCCGGCATTTTAACCCACGGTAGGGTCGGAATTAGCAAAGCTAACTTTCCTGTTTACGTGTTTTAAAAACTCTTTACGGCACAACCAGTATTTAACGGCATCAGAAAAATTGGTAGAAAACAATGGCCTTGAAGCCAACGGCAATTTTTCGGTAGACTTATCTTTAAATATCTGCTTAACGCCTTTATTATTAGTCTTCACTAATATTTTAGTTAGTTCTAAACTGGCTTTAGCATGTCGGCAACCAAATAAATCCATACGCAGCTTTGGCAATTTCGGATTTGTCTCAGCCAACAACTCTTTCATAAATCTGTATTCTTCTTCCTGCTCAATATTTCCCTGGCCAACGCTCATAAGTCTAACTGTCCACCGGCTGTCATATTTCTCGATCTCCGTTTTTATTGATGATGCCCAGTCGCGCTTTAGTTTCGCGTACTGATTTCCTGAACGGTCATAGTACAGATCGAGCGATTTATATTTATGCCCGGAATAGAAATCGCAAAACTTTTTTGCCAGTTCGGCAGTACTTTCCGGAGCCAGCGTGTGAAAGTCTTTAAGGCCATAGGCGTATTTATTGGAAGTTTGCCCCGTAATCAAACTACACATATCACCAAAGTCGATACCGCCCTCCAACGGCGCATTGTGATTGATGTAGCGGAGTGCCTGGCTGCTTTCCTGGATTTCGTCCGTCAGCTTGAACCTGTCGTAATAGCTGCTATTGATGCCATCATCAAAAAAGTGATGATCGCCCAGATTACCATAGAACTTTTCGCCTTTCTTCAGGTCGATTTTAAAGGAAAGGATAGCGCTCTTAAATTCCTCCAGTCCCAGGGCCGCGAGATTATTTGTAAAGAAACCTTCCGTCAGGATATCTGCATTTATAAACGACGATACCACGTAAAAAAAAGTCAGTCCCATTCGTGCACGAATCCAGCGTTCCTTCCACTGCAGCACTTGTTTTTTGAGCGCTGCTATTTTTTTAACATCGCCGGCTTTGCTGTAGTTGTAGAGCTCGCACTTTACCTCATTTAATACCAGGCCTATCTGCAGTGCCAGTTCTACGCGCTGCACGTCCATTTCTTTTTGCATTTCCCATATCCAGTCGTGATCCCCGGAAAGGATATTGGGCATATCTGTAGTAAATGTTCTGCCGGTATAGTAAGGCGAATGGCCAAAGCGCGCAAATTCCCCGCGCAGGGCGGGGGTAAGGCGCTTAAGCTTATCGAATTTTAGCAGCCTGGCTTCGTCGCCCGTGATGTGCTGATAAGAGTTACCGGCTAGGCCACTGGGCTGATCGAGGCTACCCATATAGAAAAAGCAGCCGTTAAAAATGGAAATAGAATGCTTAAAGGTAAGTGGCGGCTTGTAAGGAAGCGCAAAATGGGAGGGAGGGCGGGTATCTGTAACATAATGAATCCCTTCTTTCCATCCGAGCTTATTCCACCCATCTATAAGCGTGGGCAGGACGTTTTTTATAGCATTTACATAGGTATCGGCTACAAATGCCTGATAACAGCCCGGCATATCATAGCACACATCCTGCAAGCGTTCAGCCACAAACGATGTTGTTTTACCACCACCACGTCCGGCGATAAGCGCAAAGTTTTGCGGCGCTATAAGGTCTGAAGCTATTTTTACCTTATTTGCAAGCCTGCCCTCTATGAGTTCATCATTAAGACTTACGTGGATCCTCCTGCTCATTAGGTAGTATTTTAAACGGCATGATATCGGCTTCCTGATACAAGCGATGCCTTTGCTTTTCCGTCAGTTCCGGCACGCCGTCAATAAGTTTTTTAAGTTCGTTCCTGTTTGCAGCCGGCAGACCGAGCATTTCGGCAGAAGTAAGGTAAAGTTTCACAGGCTCTTTAAACCACTCTTCAGGAAGATCTTCCTTGTCCGGAAGGTCGAGCTGGCGCATTTTGTAGTTGTCAAAAACCATCTTCATGGCTTTGGCCAGATCGGACACATCTTTTACCATCAGGAATGCCATGTTGATAAGCTTATCACCTTTATCAGCATAAATGTTTCGCCAGGCATTTTTAGAAACATGGCTGTCACAGAAGAAATATTCAAGCGTTTCTTCGTAGACTTTTTTGGCTTTGTACTGGCTGAAGCCATCGACGATCATTAAATGTTTGATGATTGCTTCTGGGCTTCCGTAGATGTCGATTCTTTGGTACATGCCCCGAACGCGCTCAAGCAAATTGAGGTATTGTACAATCTCTGCAGGCGCATTGTTAGGATTGCCGTTTTCCATAAAGGCATAGATAACCTCAAGATCAATCTCATCTATATCGTGGGCGTTTTTAATGCGTTTTTTGCTCATTCTCCAAATAGTATTCGGTTGCGTATTTCTTCGACGCGCAGCCTTTCAGCCTCTTTAAAGTAGACTTGTGCCGCGGTAATGTTGCCAGACTTTGCCAGTTCCAGCTGTTTTTGATTAATGCTAAATTCTGCTACGAGCCTGCCGCGGTCGTATGCCTGGCGAACGTCAGAACCCAGCTGGTACCACTCCTTTAAAAATGCTGTTTTTTCTACCTGCAGGTAGAGCGCAATTTTTTCTGGTGAGTAATTTGCACCGGCAAGATCTTCTACCATTTTAAGTTCGTCGTCAGAAAGTATCATCAGTATTTTTTTAAGTTCGTTTCGGTAAACAGTTTCATCCGGAAATCGTACAGCTGCTTATCGTTTACAAATGTGTATTGCTCGTATTGAGCGTTGTCGCTCCAGTTGCCGGAACCTTCGACTACAAAGTGCGCATGATGCGTCTTGAGCAGTGCAACTTTTGCGTGTATCCAGGCATATTGCACTTTAATGTTTGCCCTGGATGCAGCCATGCCCAGCAGGTAATCCATTGTAGCGGGATTTCGCGATAGTATTCCGTCGTTGATCAATAGTGTAATTTGCTCGACCATTCCTTTGTCATGCATCTCGATCAGGGCATCGACGACTTTTCGACTGATACTATAGGTACAGGCGTGAAGCTCTTTTATAGGGAAAACCTTTGTAATAAGCGCGATGAACGTAAATGCATTAAAGGCGCTGTCTGACTGCAGGTACATTGCTTCGCCCTCAGATGGTAGCCTGGTCAGGTCCTGCTCTAGGGCAGCGACCTTGCGGAATTGCGATACCAGGTATTTTGCAGTATAACTGCCGTGGCTACTTTCATCTTCCTGTGGGGCAGACAGCGCTTTATAATCAAATAGTTTATTCACTCAGGCCAAGCTTTTTCTTAACCAGGGCAAGTTTTTGCAGGCGCAGGTCGAGTTTAGCCTGAAGGCCTGCTTTTACATCTTCAGACACTGCTGCTGCCATATCTGATTTATTGCGGGAGATAAAGGGCTTAGTGCTGTTGATGAACTTATGGCATTTATCTGCATCCATTTCTTCTACTTCGCGCTCGATGGCCAGTTTGATGAAAACCGGATGTGTGCCCAAAATTTCTTTGTGCTCAAGGTAATGGTCAAGCTCTTTTTTTATGGCAGCGCTGGCTTCAAAGTTTGCTGTAGCTGTTTCAGCAAGTTCCAGCTGCTCTGTTTCGGTAAGTTGTAGTGTACCGGCGGCGAATGCAGCAAGTTTAGCGTGCGCTTCCTGATAGGCGTTGTATGTAGTAATTTTATCTGTGGCTAGAATCTTTAATTCGCTTGGACACTCAGGGTCTTTTAGAAAAGGATATTCGTCTCGGAATTTTGGAGTTTCTTCTGTAACGGCTGGAGTATTTTCAAATGTTTCTTTTAAGGCTTTTAGTTCTTCGTCAGTAACCTGAACAGTACCTTCACCTACAAATTTAAAACCCTCAACATGCTCGTCATGGACTTTAATATTTTCAGGCTTTGCAGATTTTAAACCTTCTGCCTCTGCAATCACTTCTTCCGGAAGCAAAATATCTGTAAGTTGATCGGCTGCCGTTTCCAGAAGCTCTTCGATCAAGTCTGACTCAAATTTTAACCCTGTGATATCGCGAAATTCATCAATACTATCATAGAAAGAAACATGAGTTTTGATTAAAAATAAATCAATGAAACCTAATGTTTTTACTTCAGCTGAATCAAATTTAGGGTAGAGCGTACCAAATTTTAAAAACAATAGGGAATTCGTTTTATTTTGATCTCTCAAATAATTTATAAACTGTTGAACTGGTCTCAGCTCAATTTTTTCCACCACCGGCGGTATCTTTTCAAGATCGGTAATCTCGTACACTTTTTGTACTTCGTAAAGCACAATGGCGAGAGAGTCGGGCGTATAGCCCATGTTCAAACGCCTTTCGGTACCTGTGTTTTTCACAGGCGACTGCCTGTAGAGTTCGAAGGCTTTGTTAAATACCTCTGACGGATCTTCCGGCAGATTATGGAATAACTCCAGTGTTTTTTGCTTACTCATAATTATGAATTTTTGTATTAAGATTAATCAGGTACAAAAATGCAGTTGCAAAAAACAAAAGCGTGTAACATGGAAAAAGCCCGTGATATCACGGGCTTTACTCAAATTAACAAACACAAACCAAACTATGAACGAGACACTTCGATCAAATATTTTTTTGCACCGGCGTTAAATACACGCAGGCTTATGGACGCACCCTGAAGGGCGGTCCAGGTAGACCCGGCCACAAGCAGGATATCTGCCGCACCGGCTGTGCCCTGGGCAAGCGTGGCTGGAGCAGCGCCACCGCCGCCTATTAAAGTAACGATCTGGCCAACCGGAAGATCA contains the following coding sequences:
- a CDS encoding SymE family type I addiction module toxin, with product MKNMFTKPVRCLTISSKLVRAQFKRSIKPQLTLSGDWMAKAGFSIGEKVSIEIEADRLVIKRLADVMEG
- a CDS encoding DUF6943 family protein encodes the protein MLWRVSTFDPLRHEHKENIFYIQSKGENAGRPLREPKRNCFIIETDYEHAFEICTVLWISKKYEPLICGSVIPFLRIRDFESMALPYIKNLSFSLTQDMKALASIDELLSHTQKKLQLVRELKISTALHVLNKFDRIIY
- a CDS encoding phospholipase D-like domain-containing protein, translated to MNKLFDYKALSAPQEDESSHGSYTAKYLVSQFRKVAALEQDLTRLPSEGEAMYLQSDSAFNAFTFIALITKVFPIKELHACTYSISRKVVDALIEMHDKGMVEQITLLINDGILSRNPATMDYLLGMAASRANIKVQYAWIHAKVALLKTHHAHFVVEGSGNWSDNAQYEQYTFVNDKQLYDFRMKLFTETNLKKY
- a CDS encoding DUF6712 family protein; translation: MKLLFAKPANNGSSPELKELLGFIDADIKFSKIQPDIITATKSLVRLIGQDMYDKITDAYTDGAEDLEMLVYHARYPIAVEAYALLANSNDVAHTTNGRKMRQDENEKQAFEWMLDRDNEALVKRYYRAMDDLLEYLEDVEGWKGSEAYKKVKKLFVNTTAIFDDHFTIQSRLILLQLAPGLLQCERKQILPRIGKERYEGLKTLVQSGGEIEGENFDLLEAIQEACVYHSLAWGMLRLSVTIFPEGVLQAYTSDRDSTQIRRPAANLEVPAARQAFLKDAADALERIEQLVAVPPPPAAAQSDSSIFPEFITGTNYIST